Proteins from a genomic interval of Synechococcus sp. A15-28:
- a CDS encoding HAMP domain-containing histidine kinase, whose protein sequence is MVSDNSLQALRQRLARNIRPGACDESGVRRLWWAALEILQEELLDRHADEGIWVASPLPALYEPELLAHLQGWVLAPKNLDRFSPSNAALPASAGQREEGMHFRRLTLHPEDGLDPLLVVITPTLQAALAIHGAPDRRQLLMRCDHDTLGDALALFGARLQDQSPELADALKTQLTALGPLHSDPQLDQQFWPRLAEKLTVTAPSLTLQPTQSSSEHNQGSSEDLSLLEAITHEVRTPLATIRTLIRSLLRRNDLPSVVQKRLRQIDGECSEQIDRFGLIFHAAELQRQPEGTQLARTDLGSILRSLEPTWRDQLERRQLSLTLEVQPDLPDVLSDPRRLEPMLGGLIDRVSRGLPGGAGLRLELQPAGARLKLQLLVQMEDGPVSTTSTSNTEQVGTVLSWDPATGSLQLSQAATRQLMASLGGRYHARRDRDLTVFFPVATPPS, encoded by the coding sequence ATGGTGAGCGACAACAGCCTTCAGGCCCTGCGGCAGCGCCTGGCCCGAAACATTCGACCTGGGGCCTGCGATGAATCCGGGGTGCGCCGACTCTGGTGGGCCGCCCTCGAGATTCTTCAGGAGGAGCTGCTCGATCGCCATGCCGATGAGGGGATCTGGGTCGCCTCCCCGCTGCCGGCGCTCTACGAGCCTGAACTCCTGGCCCATCTGCAGGGATGGGTGCTGGCGCCCAAGAACCTCGATCGCTTCAGTCCATCCAATGCCGCCTTGCCGGCTAGCGCTGGCCAGCGGGAGGAGGGAATGCACTTCCGCCGGCTGACTCTGCATCCTGAGGATGGGTTGGACCCCCTGCTGGTCGTCATCACACCCACCCTCCAGGCGGCTCTGGCCATTCATGGCGCTCCGGACCGACGTCAGCTGCTGATGCGCTGTGACCACGACACCCTGGGCGATGCCCTGGCCCTGTTCGGAGCGCGCTTGCAGGATCAGTCCCCGGAGCTGGCCGATGCGTTGAAAACGCAGCTGACCGCCCTTGGTCCACTGCACAGCGATCCCCAGCTGGATCAGCAGTTCTGGCCGCGACTGGCGGAAAAGCTCACCGTGACGGCGCCGAGCCTGACCCTGCAACCCACCCAGTCCAGCTCGGAGCACAACCAGGGGTCCTCCGAGGACCTCAGCCTGCTGGAGGCCATCACCCATGAGGTGCGCACGCCCCTGGCGACGATCCGCACCCTGATCCGCTCCTTGCTGCGACGCAACGACCTTCCCTCCGTGGTTCAGAAACGGCTGCGTCAGATCGATGGCGAATGCAGTGAACAGATCGACCGCTTCGGGCTGATCTTCCATGCCGCCGAACTGCAGCGCCAACCGGAGGGAACCCAGCTGGCCCGAACCGATCTCGGCTCCATCCTGCGCAGCCTGGAGCCGACCTGGCGGGACCAGCTGGAGCGTCGCCAACTGAGCCTCACCCTGGAGGTTCAGCCTGATCTTCCCGACGTGCTCAGCGACCCGCGGCGGCTGGAACCCATGCTCGGCGGCCTGATCGACCGGGTGAGCCGGGGACTGCCCGGCGGGGCCGGACTGCGGTTGGAACTGCAGCCGGCCGGCGCACGCCTGAAACTGCAGCTTCTGGTGCAGATGGAGGACGGACCGGTGTCGACCACATCGACCTCAAACACCGAACAGGTGGGCACGGTTCTCAGCTGGGATCCAGCCACCGGCAGTCTTCAGCTCAGTCAGGCCGCCACCCGTCAGCTGATGGCCAGCCTGGGGGGGAGATATCACGCGCGACGCGACCGGGATCTCACGGTGTTCTTCCCCGTGGCCACACCTCCTTCCTGA
- the rodA gene encoding rod shape-determining protein RodA produces MTTSRGRRHRSREWILWGVPLAMVAIAGVLIASTQRQADYADWYHHWITAGGGALIALALARLPLQRLRPLLIPVYGLTVLSLVAVRLVGTTALGAQRWISIGPVNVQPSEFAKIAAILLLGAVLARHPVERPVDLLRPLGVISIPWLLVFIQPDLGTSLVFGALMLTMLYWSGMPIEWVVLLLSPLVTALLSGLLPWGMAVWIPLMAALAFRSLPWSRMAAAITVAIHSVMAVVTPWLWMNGLKDYQRDRLVLFLDPSQDPLGGGYHLLQSSVGIGSGRLFGTGLLQGQLTKLRFIPEQHTDFIFSALGEETGFIGTVLVVTGFALLMMRLLQVARHARSDFESLVVVGIGTMVMFQVVVNIFMTIGLGPITGIPLPFLSYGRSAMLVNFICLGLCLSVVRQSRVSSLGRW; encoded by the coding sequence ATGACGACAAGCCGCGGACGACGCCATCGATCCAGGGAATGGATCCTCTGGGGCGTTCCGCTGGCCATGGTGGCCATTGCCGGCGTGCTGATCGCCAGCACCCAGCGGCAGGCGGACTACGCCGATTGGTATCACCACTGGATCACGGCTGGGGGCGGAGCCTTGATCGCCCTGGCCCTGGCGCGTCTGCCACTGCAGCGGCTTCGGCCGCTGCTGATCCCGGTTTACGGCCTCACGGTTCTCAGCCTGGTCGCCGTGCGGCTGGTGGGCACCACAGCCCTGGGGGCACAGCGCTGGATCAGCATTGGTCCGGTCAATGTTCAGCCGTCCGAGTTCGCCAAGATCGCGGCCATCCTGCTGCTGGGCGCCGTTCTCGCCCGTCACCCGGTGGAGCGCCCCGTGGATCTGCTGCGGCCCCTGGGAGTGATTTCCATCCCCTGGCTGCTGGTGTTCATCCAGCCGGACCTGGGCACATCACTGGTCTTCGGAGCCTTGATGCTCACGATGCTCTATTGGTCGGGCATGCCGATCGAGTGGGTGGTGCTGCTGCTGTCCCCCCTGGTGACGGCGCTGCTGTCGGGGCTGCTGCCCTGGGGCATGGCGGTCTGGATCCCGCTGATGGCAGCGCTGGCGTTCCGGAGCCTGCCCTGGAGCCGGATGGCCGCGGCCATCACCGTGGCCATTCATTCCGTGATGGCCGTGGTCACCCCCTGGCTGTGGATGAACGGTCTCAAGGACTATCAACGCGATCGCCTCGTGCTGTTCCTCGACCCGTCCCAGGACCCCCTCGGCGGTGGTTATCACCTGCTGCAGAGCAGCGTCGGCATCGGCTCCGGAAGGCTGTTCGGCACCGGCCTGCTGCAGGGTCAGCTGACCAAGCTGCGGTTCATCCCCGAACAGCACACGGACTTCATCTTCAGCGCCCTCGGCGAGGAAACCGGATTCATCGGCACGGTGCTGGTGGTGACGGGCTTCGCCTTGCTGATGATGCGCCTGCTGCAGGTGGCCCGCCATGCCCGCAGCGATTTCGAATCGCTGGTGGTCGTCGGCATCGGAACGATGGTGATGTTTCAGGTGGTGGTGAACATCTTCATGACCATCGGACTCGGTCCGATCACCGGCATTCCCCTGCCCTTCCTCAGCTACGGGCGCTCGGCGATGCTCGTCAACTTCATCTGTCTGGGCCTCTGCCTGTCGGTGGTGCGACAGAGCCGTGTCAGCTCGCTGGGTCGATGGTGA
- a CDS encoding photosystem I reaction center subunit II PsaD, which yields MTASALNGQLPQFIGSTGGLLNAAETEEKYAITWTSNSAQAFELPTGGAAMMNSGENIMYFARKEQCLALGTQLRTKFKPRIEDYKIYRIFPGGDTEFLHPKDGVFSEKVNEGRPMVGHNPRRIGENVNPSNIKFSGRNTYDA from the coding sequence ATGACAGCATCGGCGTTGAATGGTCAGCTTCCTCAGTTCATCGGCAGCACCGGTGGTCTGCTTAATGCCGCTGAAACAGAAGAGAAATACGCGATCACCTGGACCAGCAACAGTGCTCAGGCCTTTGAACTGCCAACAGGTGGTGCGGCCATGATGAACTCCGGCGAAAACATCATGTATTTCGCCCGCAAGGAGCAGTGCCTTGCCCTCGGAACCCAGCTGCGGACCAAGTTCAAGCCACGGATCGAGGACTACAAGATCTACCGCATCTTCCCCGGCGGTGACACCGAATTCCTGCATCCCAAGGATGGTGTGTTCTCCGAGAAAGTGAACGAAGGTCGCCCGATGGTGGGTCACAACCCCCGTCGCATCGGCGAAAACGTGAATCCTTCGAACATCAAGTTCAGCGGTCGCAACACCTACGACGCCTGA